In the genome of Luteitalea sp., one region contains:
- a CDS encoding AAA family ATPase — MDPVENPFAPGAGTPPPELAGRDELRERVRVAVERVRRRLPSKSILMVGLRGVGKTVLLDRMRDDAEASGIETVRVEAPEDRSLPATLAPQLRQALLRLSGKEQARALAQRALRGLAGFARALKVKYADIEVGLDFEPEPGLADNGDLEHDLQALLEAAGIAVHGADTALAIFADELQYVPEEELAALITALHRTAQRRLPVVLVGAGLPQLRGRTGRAKSYAERLFDFPEIGSLSLDSAKRAIEKPTHDHGANITADALDRIMAETRRYPYFLQEWGKHSWDVADASPIVLEDVERASITAIAALDESFFRVRFDRLTPAQKRYLRAMAELGPGPHRSGEIADALGREVTVLGPTRSQLIAKGMIWSPHHGDTAFTVPLFDEFMRRIMPSDDWRT; from the coding sequence GTGGACCCCGTGGAAAATCCCTTTGCCCCTGGTGCCGGCACCCCTCCACCGGAGCTTGCAGGCCGCGACGAGCTTCGTGAAAGGGTTCGTGTCGCCGTGGAACGCGTCCGCCGCCGGTTGCCCAGCAAGAGCATCCTGATGGTCGGGCTCAGAGGCGTGGGCAAGACGGTCCTGCTGGATCGCATGCGGGACGATGCGGAAGCGTCAGGCATCGAGACTGTTCGAGTGGAAGCCCCGGAAGATCGCTCTTTGCCGGCGACGTTGGCTCCTCAGTTGCGACAGGCGCTGTTGAGGCTGTCGGGCAAGGAGCAGGCGCGCGCACTCGCTCAGCGTGCGCTGCGGGGACTAGCCGGATTCGCGAGGGCGCTGAAGGTAAAGTACGCTGATATCGAAGTGGGGCTGGACTTCGAACCCGAGCCCGGCCTCGCCGATAACGGCGACTTGGAGCATGACCTGCAAGCCTTGCTCGAGGCAGCGGGAATCGCCGTACATGGTGCTGACACGGCGCTGGCGATCTTCGCTGACGAGCTCCAATACGTGCCGGAGGAGGAGCTTGCCGCGCTTATTACTGCTCTCCATCGCACAGCACAGCGCCGGCTCCCGGTCGTCCTCGTCGGGGCAGGACTCCCGCAGCTGAGAGGTCGAACGGGGCGCGCAAAGTCTTATGCTGAGCGCCTCTTCGATTTTCCCGAGATTGGCAGCCTTTCGCTCGACTCGGCCAAGCGCGCGATCGAGAAACCCACACACGACCACGGTGCCAACATCACGGCTGACGCCCTCGATCGCATAATGGCTGAGACCCGTCGTTATCCATACTTCTTGCAGGAATGGGGCAAGCATTCGTGGGACGTGGCTGATGCGTCCCCCATCGTGCTCGAGGACGTTGAGCGCGCATCAATAACAGCGATCGCGGCCCTTGATGAGAGCTTCTTTCGCGTGAGGTTCGACCGGCTCACTCCCGCACAAAAGCGGTATCTCAGGGCAATGGCTGAACTAGGGCCTGGCCCGCACCGCTCCGGCGAGATTGCGGACGCGCTCGGCCGCGAAGTGACGGTCCTCGGTCCCACGCGGAGTCAGTTGATCGCGAAAGGCATGATCTGGAGTCCGCACCACGGGGACACCGCATTTACGGTTCCTCTGTTCGACGAGTTCATGCGGCGGATCATGCCCAGCGATGACTGGAGGACATGA
- a CDS encoding FtsX-like permease family protein: MTRIGALAVTTNFFDLLGVQAQVGRTFSASEAAAEREPRMVVITHPFWQRRFRADPGVIGESLRLNGQSFLIVGVLPEDYRAVTGWMGPQLYVPLSRLILPTLDERGSPSLSVMARLAPNATAAQAQSAVTALGASLERAYPARNEGMGRPSSVFPAEAMQFRGTPAQFFLAAGLLWASVALVLVIACVNVTGLLMARAAHRRREIAIRVAIGAGRGRVVRAMFVESFLLVLAGSAVGLPLAFALSQVPWPGAIGLIQNTMAVDSRLLPYALALVVVTTLFCGVLPAVRATGANVVTEIRQGGDGATARLWLRHTLVVGQVALSVMLIVFALLCVRSQIYIGTANLGFDIDHGVVAQFSLDPSQYPGDERLRFADSIVERVERLPGVSSVSVASLVPLGGDSLARSFHPAGRTDIAGSRPSTHSVGPRYFESLAIPLLRGRDFDASHVAGTPAVAIINETFAKTHFPGQDVVGKWVQTGDEPEAEVIGLVRDSRIDTIGEAPQSVIYYPFAQRPGRLVLHVRTSVPPERLIAMLGRAMSGVDATVPVSVQTLRSATSLELTMRRAGTFLVGSIGAVGLLLALIGLYGVMAYVVASRTAEVGIRMALGASGHRIRWEVLRRGLLLVAAGVVIGGGASLGLAPALRTFLVGVSPFDPVAFATAAALLAIVGLAAGLVPAHRASQVDPIRALRQQ; this comes from the coding sequence GTGACACGCATTGGCGCCCTTGCGGTGACGACGAATTTCTTCGACCTGCTCGGCGTGCAGGCCCAGGTCGGCCGCACGTTCTCGGCGAGCGAGGCGGCAGCGGAGCGAGAACCGCGCATGGTGGTCATCACCCACCCGTTCTGGCAGCGCCGCTTTCGGGCCGATCCAGGCGTCATCGGGGAATCGCTCAGGCTGAACGGCCAGTCTTTCCTCATCGTCGGCGTCCTTCCGGAAGACTACCGCGCGGTCACTGGGTGGATGGGGCCACAGCTGTATGTTCCGCTCAGCAGGTTGATCCTGCCGACCCTCGACGAGCGCGGAAGCCCGAGCCTCAGCGTGATGGCCCGGCTCGCTCCCAATGCCACCGCCGCGCAGGCACAGTCCGCGGTCACGGCGCTTGGGGCGTCACTGGAGCGAGCCTATCCCGCGCGGAACGAAGGAATGGGGCGGCCGTCCAGCGTCTTTCCGGCGGAAGCCATGCAGTTCAGGGGCACGCCGGCGCAGTTCTTTCTTGCTGCGGGTCTGCTGTGGGCGAGTGTAGCTCTCGTCCTCGTCATCGCGTGTGTCAACGTCACGGGACTCCTGATGGCGCGCGCCGCCCACCGACGGCGTGAGATCGCGATTCGAGTGGCGATCGGCGCGGGCCGCGGACGAGTCGTGCGGGCGATGTTTGTGGAAAGCTTCCTACTGGTCCTGGCTGGGTCCGCGGTCGGGCTGCCGTTGGCATTCGCGCTGAGTCAGGTCCCGTGGCCTGGAGCGATCGGGCTGATTCAGAACACGATGGCCGTGGACAGCAGGCTGCTGCCGTATGCCCTGGCACTTGTCGTGGTCACGACACTGTTCTGCGGTGTCCTTCCCGCCGTCAGGGCCACCGGAGCCAACGTCGTGACAGAGATTCGGCAGGGCGGAGACGGGGCGACCGCCAGGCTGTGGCTGCGACACACGCTGGTCGTTGGCCAGGTCGCCCTCTCGGTGATGTTGATCGTCTTCGCGCTGTTGTGCGTGCGAAGCCAGATCTACATTGGCACGGCGAATCTTGGGTTCGACATCGACCATGGCGTGGTCGCCCAGTTCAGCCTCGACCCGAGTCAGTATCCCGGGGACGAACGTCTCCGCTTTGCCGACTCGATTGTGGAGCGAGTCGAGCGGCTCCCTGGTGTATCTTCGGTGAGCGTCGCGAGCCTGGTGCCGCTCGGAGGGGATTCGCTGGCCAGGAGCTTTCACCCCGCGGGTCGAACCGACATCGCAGGGTCCAGGCCGTCAACACACAGCGTCGGTCCCCGCTACTTCGAATCGCTAGCGATACCCCTTCTGCGAGGGCGCGACTTCGACGCGTCGCACGTGGCAGGCACACCCGCAGTGGCGATCATCAACGAGACGTTCGCGAAGACGCACTTTCCAGGACAGGATGTGGTGGGCAAATGGGTGCAGACGGGCGATGAGCCTGAAGCCGAGGTGATTGGCCTCGTCCGAGACAGTCGGATCGATACAATCGGCGAGGCTCCTCAATCAGTCATCTACTATCCGTTCGCACAGCGTCCCGGCCGACTCGTTCTGCACGTGAGGACGTCGGTACCCCCCGAGCGCCTGATCGCCATGCTCGGTCGTGCTATGTCGGGCGTGGATGCGACGGTCCCGGTGAGCGTGCAAACGTTGCGCAGTGCCACCAGTCTCGAGTTGACGATGCGCCGGGCCGGAACGTTTCTGGTGGGATCGATCGGGGCGGTCGGGCTCCTGCTGGCGCTCATCGGGCTGTACGGCGTGATGGCGTATGTGGTTGCCTCGCGGACGGCCGAGGTCGGCATCCGGATGGCGCTTGGCGCGTCTGGCCATCGCATTCGATGGGAGGTGCTGCGCCGTGGCCTCCTTCTGGTCGCGGCCGGTGTCGTGATCGGCGGCGGCGCCTCGTTGGGCCTGGCGCCGGCGCTCCGGACGTTCCTCGTCGGTGTGAGCCCATTCGATCCTGTGGCGTTCGCAACTGCGGCGGCGTTGCTCGCGATTGTCGGTCTGGCCGCAGGCCTTGTCCCCGCGCACCGTGCCTCGCAGGTCGATCCCATCCGCGCGTTGAGACAGCAGTAG